Genomic DNA from Streptomyces sp. NBC_01571:
CGCCCTCGAAGACCCAGTAGCCGAACTCCCCCCGCACGGACAGGATCCGCCCGAAGAAGCCGCCGTCGATCAGGCGCTTGAGCTTCAGCAGCCCCGGGAGGAAGAGCTTGTCCTGCACGACCCCGTGCTTGACGCCCTTCGCGTGGGCGAGCCGGGCCAGTTCCAGGGCGCCGTCCAGGCCGGTGGCGGTCGGCTTCTCGGTGTAGATGTGCTTCCCTGCCGCGATGGCCTTCTTGATCGCCTCCTCGCGGGCGGAGGTGACCTGCGCGTCGAAGTAGAGGTCGACGTCCGGGTCGGCGAGGACCACGTCCACGTCCGTCGACCAGTGCTCCAGCCCGTGCCGCTCGGCGAGCGTCCTCAGGGCGTGGGCGCGGCGGCCGACGAGTACCGGCTCGGGCCACAGCACCGTGCCGTCGCCCAGATCCAGACCGCCCTGGTCGCGCAGGGCGAGGATCGAGCGGACGAGGTGCTGGCGGTATCCCATGCGTCCCGTCACGCCGTTCATGGCGATACGCACCGTCTTGCGTGTCACGTCTTCCCCTTCGTACGCGGGTTCCGCGCCGCGTACGCCCCCACTGACGAGCGTGACAGCAAGCGCTTTCTATCCAAGAGAGAAGCTAGCCTCTGTCCAGCCGATCGGACAAGACCACGCGGATGACGAGATGTTCGACCGCCCGGACGGCTGGACTTGGGGGCGCGGGCACGATCGGATGGACCCGCACGTGGCGGGCGTACACGGGTGCGGGGGTGTGCGCGACGCCTGGCCGCGCGCCTCGGCGCCCCGGCTCCTCGCACCCGCCTGTTTGCAGCACGACGACAACGCGACGCGTGACCGGAGGACGACGAGATGACCGTGACCCTGGCGGACGTGGCGGCGCGGGCGCAGGTCTCGCCCGCGACCGTGTCCCGGGTGCTGAACGGGAACTATCCCGTCGCGGCGTCCACGCGCGAGCGGGTGCTGCGCGCGGTGGACGACCTGGACTACGTACTGAACGGGCCCGCCAGTTCGCTGGCCGCCGCCACCTCCGACCTGGTCGGGATCCTGGTCAACGACATCGCCGACCCGTTCTTCGGGATCATGGCGGCCGCGATCCAGTCGGAGATCGAGGGCCCCGGGGGGCGTGCGGGCGGGGAGCGGCTGGGGGTGGTGTGCAACACCGGCGGCATCGCGGAGCGCGAGCTGACGTACCTCACGCTGCTGCAGCGGCAGCGCGCCGCGGCGGTCGTACTGACCGGCGGCGCCGTAGAGGACGCGCCGCACGCGGCGGCGGTCGCGGCGAAGCTGCGCAAGCTCGGGGAGGCGGGGACCCAGGTGGTCCTGTGCGGTCGTCCGCCCGCGCCGGACGCCCCCGAGGCGATCGCGCTGACCTTCGACAACCGGGGTGGCGGGCAGCGGCTCACCGAGCATCTGATCGGGCTCGGACACCGGCGGATGGGGTACATCGCCGGGCCCGAGGAGCGGACCACGACCCGGCACCGGCTGGAGGGGCACCGGGCCGCGCTCGCCGCGCACGGGATCGAGGACGATCCGCGGTGGACCGTTCACGGGCGCTACGACCGTCGTTCCGGGTACGAGGCGACGGTCGAACTCCTGCGCAGGGAGCCGGGGCTGACGGCTGTCGTCGCCGCGAACGACACCGTCGCGCTCGGCGCGTGTGCGGCGTTGCGTGACGCGGGGCTGCGTATCCCGGACGATGTGTCGGTCGCCGGGTTCGACGATCTGCCGTTCAGCATCGACGCGGTGCCGGCGCTGACGACGGTGCGCTTGCCGTTGTCGGAGGCGGGGGCGCGGGCGGGGCGGGTCGCGATGGGCCGTGAAGAGGCTCCGCCCGGGGGGATCGCCACGGTGCGGGGGGAGTTGATGGTGCGGGGGTCCACCGGGGTCCCCAAGACCTGAGGCCCCCGTCCTCCTGCCGGACGCCCACGGCCCGCCCCCCAAACCGTTCCTCGCCCCCGCCGCCCCTACCCGACCCATCCCGTACCCGGGGGCTCCGCCCCAGCCCCCGCCAAGGGGCTGCGCCCCCTGGACCCCCGCTCGCCCGAAGGGCTCGTCCTCAAACGCCGGACGGGCTGAAAAACCACACCTCGCCCCCGCACCCGCAGCCGCCCGTGCCACGCGAGGGGCCGTGCCGGTGTGTCGCAGGCCGTCGCTTACGTTCGGATCGAGCAGCGGCTCCCATGCCCGGCCCACGCCTGATCCGGCGGCGACGGCCTCGACACACCGGCACGGCCCCGACCCACCCACCGACCGCGGGCCGGCACTACTCACACGTGCGGCCGCCGCCCCCGCTCCCGGTGCGGGAAGGACTGGTCGGCACCGGGAAGCGTCGGCTTCGGCAGCGTCGCCACCTCACTCCTTCGCCTTCTCCAACTGCTCCGCCGTGTCGTCCGGCAGCCGCGGCGCCGGCGGTCGGGGAGCCCACGTAAGGCGGCCAAGCACCGGCGACGGCCGGGCGACGTCCCGACGGCCAGGGTCATGGCTGACACGTCCGCCCCGTGGACTCCACCTCATCCGCGCCCGTACGCTCGACCCGTACCTCTGACTGAGTCAACCGTCCCCACCACTCGCCCAGATCCACCCGCACCGATCACCCAGAGCCGACAGCCAGAGCCGACATCCGGGGTTGACCATGACCGTCCAGGACATCCGCTCCTTCAACCGCTTCTACACGAACGTCATCGGCGCACTCGACTACGGCCGCCACCTCTACGCCCCGTACACCCTCACCGAGTCACGCGTGCTGTACGAGCTCGCGCACTCCCCGCACTCCGACGCCGCCGACCTCCGTGCCGAACTGTCGCTGGACTCCGGATACTTGAGCCGGATCCTGAGCAAGTTCGAGCAGGACGGCCTGATCGAACGGGCACCCTCGCCGCGCGACCCGCGCCGCCGCCGGATCACACTCACCCAGCGCGGCCGGGAGACCGCTGCCGTCCTGGACGAGCGCTCACGGGAATCCGTCGGAGCCCTGCTGGCGACCGTCCCGGCCGACGACCGTCCCCGCCTCGCCGAGGCGATGCACACCGTGCGCACCCTCCTGTCCGCCCACCGCCCCCGCCCCGCCCCGGGTGCGCGCCACCACCGCGAGGACGTCGTGCTGCGCGAGCCCGTCCCCGGCGACCTCGGCTGGATCGTGCAGCGCAACGCCGCGCTGTACGCCGCCGAGTACGGCTGGAACACCGACTACGAAGGTCTGGTCGCCCGGATCGTCGCGGACTTCGCCGAGGATCACGATCCGCACCTGGAGCGGGCCTGGATCGCCGAGCTGGCCGGGCGGCCGGTGGGGTGCGTGATGTGCGCGCGGGACGACGCCCCGGGAACGGCCCGGCTGCGTCTGCTCCTCGTCGAGCCGGACGCCCGCGGCCTCGGCATCGGCGACCGGCTGGTCGAGGCGGTCGTCGGTTTCGCGCGGGACGGCGGCTACCGGGACCTCGTCCTGTGGACCAACGACGTCCTGACCTCGGCCCGCCACCTCTACCAGCGCCACGGTTTCTCCCTCGTCGCCGAGAAACCGCACCGTTCCTTCGGCGCGGATCTCGTCGGCCAGGACTGGCGACTGGATCTGCACGGCTCCCCCGGATGATCCGGAGTGCCGGGTAGGGTCCCGGTCCATGAAGCTGGCCTTCTCCACGCTCGGCGTGCCCGGGCTCCCCGTCCCCGACGTCGTACGACTCGCCGCCGCGCACGGCTATCACGGCGTGGAACTGCGCGCGCACCCCGAGGAACCGGTGCACCCCGGGCTCGGGCCGGCCGAGCGGGCCGGGGTGGCCGCCGCGTTCGAGGCGGGCGGTGTCGAGATCATGGGCCTGGCCGGGTACACGCGGGTGGCGGCGCCCGGTGACGACGCCCACGTCGTCGCCGAGATCCGCGAACTGCTGGACCTGGCGCGGGACCTGTCGGCCCCGTTCGTCCGTGTCTTCCCGGGCGCGAGCGCCGACCAGAGCGCCGAGGAGGCCGACTCGACGGCGGCGCGACGGCTCGGCACGGCCGCGGAGTACGCCGCCGACGTGGGTGTACGCATCCTGCTGGAGACCCACGACTCGCACCGCACCGGCGCGGACGCGATGCGGATCCTGGGTCTGGTCGGCCATCACCACGTGGGCGCGCTGTGGGACGTCATGCACACCTGGCTCGGCGGCGAGGAGCCGCCGTCGACGTACGCGGCCCTGTGCACGTACCTCGGCTATGTGCAGGTCAAGGACATCGCGTCCGCCGAGGACACCACCCCGCTCCCGCTGGGCGCGGGTGTTCTGCCGCTCGCGGAGTGTGTGGAGCTGCTCTCCCGGGAGGGCTGGGACGGCTGGCTGTGCTGGGAGTACGAGAAGCGGTGGTACGAGGCCGCCGCGCCGCTACCGGAACTGCTGGGCCCGGGCCGGGACCATCTCGGGCGTCTGCTGAACGAGTCGGCGTAGGCCCGCCCCGGCCCCTCCGGACCCGGCACCGGACCGCCCCGCGCGGACCGGCACCGTACCCCGTCGCCGCGCCCCCTCTCCGCACCCACCGCCCCACCCGTGTTCGAGGACCACCGCGCCGCCTCCCCGCCACCACCTGGGGCGATCGCCTTACCCCCCACTCACCCCCGGCAAACCGGCTATCGTGGTCGGCATGTCGGCCCCGGAACTGATCCGTATCGTCTCCCGCGACTCCCCCATGGCCTTGGCCCAAGTGGAGCGCGTACGAACCGAGTTGAGCGCGCTCCGTCCAGAGATCCGCACCGAGGTCGTCCCGGTGAGGACCACCGGCGACAAGTGGATGGGCGACCTGTCCAAGGTCGAGGGCAAGGGCGCGTTCACCAAGGAGGTCGACGCGGCGCTGCTGGCGGGCGAGGCCGATCTCGCGGTGCACTGCGTGAAGGACATCCCCGCGGACCGCCCGCTGCCCGCGGGAACGATGTTCGCCGCCTTCCTGGCCCGGGACGACATCCGCGACGCGCTGATCCACCCCGCCGGGCTCACCCTCGACGAGCTGCCGCAGGGCACCCGGATCGGCACCTCCTCGGTGCGGCGCGTCGCCCAGCTGGCCGCCTCGCACCCGCACCTGGAGTGTGTGCCGTTCCGGGGCAACGCCAACCGCCGGCTGGAGAAGCTGGCGGCGGGTGAGGCGGACGCACTGCTGCTCGCGGTGTCCGGGCTCGAACGCATCGGCCGCGCGGACGTGATCAGCGAGACCCTGTCGCCCGAGACGATGATGCCGCCGATCGGCGCGGGCATCCTGGCCCTCCAGTGCCGCGAGGGCGACACGGACCTGATCGAGACGATCAGCGACCTCGGCGACCCGGACACGCACCGCGAGGCCACCGCCGAGCGCATGTTCCTGCACGTGCTGCAGGGCCACTGCAACTCGCCGATCGCGGGCTACGCGAAGGTCGGCGGCGGCGGCGAACTGTCGCTGCGCGCCTGCGTGTTCACTCCGGACGGCAAGACGGTCCTGAACGCGCACGAGTGGGCGGGCCGTCTCGACGCCGCGACCCTCGGCACCTCGGTCGCCGTCGCCCTGCTGCGCCAGGGCGCCCGCGAACTGATCGACGGCATCCCGCACTGACCGGCCGGCATCCACCGCCCGGGCTCGGACCCGGGGATGTCGGCCAGGGCCGTGCGCTCACGCCTGCTCCCCGATCCGGTCCCGCGCCGGTCCGTCCGGCGGACGGACCGGCGCGCGGGCCGTCCATGAGGGTGCCAGGGAGGTCAGGGCCACCCCTCCCACCAGCAGCGCCGCCGCTCCCCAGCGCAGGGGGCCGACCGACTCGCCCAGGAACAGGGCCGCGGACGACATGCCGAAGACCGGGACCAGCAGGGAGAAGGGCGCGACGGTGGACGCGGGGTGGCGGTGCAGCAGCCACCCCCATGCCCCGAAGCCGAGGACGGTCGTGATCCAGGCGACGTAGACCACGATTCCGGCGCCCCGCCAGTCGAGGGCGCGCAGCGCGTCGAGGTCTCGGGCCGGGCCCTCCGTCAGCAGCGAGAGGCCCAGCAGCGGCAGTACGGGGACGGTGCTCACCCAAACCATGAAGTTGAGGGAGTCGGGCGGGGACGCCCTGCGGGTGAGGACGTTGGACACGCCCCAGCAGGCCGCCGCCGCGATCACCAGCGCGAAGGCGCCGAGCGGGCCGCCGGTGCCCTCGTCCACGGCGGCCAGGCCCACCCCGCACAGGGCCACCGCCATACCCGTGAGCCGTACACCGGTGGGCCGTTCACCCAGGACGACGTAGGCGATCAGGGCCGTGAAGACGGCCTGGATCTGGAGGACGAGGGACGACAGGCCGGCCGGCATCCCGGCGTCCATGCCGATGAAGAGCAGTCCGAACTTGGCGACGCCCAGGACCAGTCCGACCGACACGATCCACTTCCACGCGACCTTGGGCCGCCCCACGAAGAACACCGCGGGCAGGGCGGCCACCAGGAAGCGCAGTGCCGAGAAGAGCAGGGGCGGGAAGTGGCCGAGGCCGACCTCGACGATCGTGAAGTTCACACCCCAGACGGCGGCGACGAGGACGGCGAGACAGATGTGGGCGGGTCGCATGGGTCGAGGATCACGCCCGTGAACCGTTAAGCACCAGCGAATCCTGCTGCATGGTTGGATGAAGCATTCCTGATGGAAGGGGTGGGCCGTGCTCGATCTCCAGCGTCTGCGCGCCCTGCACGCCGTCTCCGTGCACGGCACGGTCGGCGCCGCCGCGGCCGCGCTCGGGTACACGCCCTCCGCCGTGTCCCAGCAGATCGCCAAACTGGAGCGGGAGACCAGGACCGTACTTCTCGAACGGCGCGGACGCGGTGTGCGGCTCACCGAGCAGGCCCTCCAACTAGCCTCCACCGCACAGCAGTTGATGGCCATCGTGGAGCGGGCCGAGACCGAGCTCGAGGAGCGGCGCGGGGTGCCCGCGGGCCGGCTGGACCTCGCCGCGTTCGCCAGTGCGGCACGCGGGCTGCTGCCCGCCGTACTGGCCGACCTGGCCGTCCGGCATCCGGCCCTCGACGCCCGGCTCACCGAGATCGACCCCCATCTCTCCGTGGACCTGGTCGCCAAGGGCGCCGTCGACGTGGCCGTCACGCACGACTGGGACATCGCGCCGCTCCCCGCTCCGCCGGGCGTGGAGCAGGCGGTGATCGGGGACGACCTGTGCGACCTCCTCGTGCCCGCCGGGCATCCCTTCGCCGGGCGGGCGTCCGTGCGGCGGGAGGAGCTGGCCGGCGAACGGTGGATCTGCCAGCCGCCCGGCCGGGTGTGCCACGACTGGCTGGTGCGCACCCTGCGCGCGGCGGGCTGCGAGCCGGACATCGTCCACCAGGCGGACGAGAACCCGACCCTCGTCGCCCTGGTCGCGGCCGGGCTCGGGGTCGCGCTCCTCCCCCGGCTCGGGCGTGGCGCGCTTCCCGACGGGGTGGTGGAGGTGCCGCTGGACCCGATGCCCGTACGGCGGCTGTACGCGGTGTGGCGCACCGGCGCGGCACGGCGTCCTGCCATCGCGGAGACGGTTCGCACCCTTCGGTCCCACTGGTCCTCGGCGTCCCGGCACGACGCGCCGTGAGCAGCGCCTCGACGCCTCACCGGACCCGCCCGGCACTCCCGTACCGACTTCGGCGATCAGCCGCTATCCGGGAACCCGGACCCGTGCCGGCCCGTCCAATCCGCATGCTGCCGCACGAGTCTCGCAGTGCGGTGTCGGCCTCGCTGCTGGCTGCGATCGCTGACCACCCTCTCCGCCGCCTGCGGCCGGCAGCACGCCGTCACCGGCGCGCCCCCCTCCAACTGCGCCGGTGACGGCCCCTGTCCGGCTACTGTGCACACCCTTGACTGGAAGAAACTTCCCGGATATTCGTGTCTCCTCGGAAGTTTCCTTCACGAGGGAAGGAGCGCTCGTGCGCGACTCCAGCACGGGAAGCACCGCACCACCGTCCAGACGTACGGTTCTCGCCGCCACCGCCGCGACCACCGCCGCTCTCGCCCTGGGCACGGTCCCCGCCCGGGCCGCCGGGGGCCATCATGACGAAACGTCACTCCGCGCCCTGATCTCCCGCATGACGCTGGAGGAGAAGGTCGGCCAGCTCTTCGTGATGCGCGTGTACGGCCACTCGGCCACCGCCCCCGACCAGGCCGACATCGATGCCAACCTCGCCGAACTCGGCGTCAGAACGGCGGCGGAACTGATCGCCCGCTACCGCGTCGGCGGCATCATCTACTTCACCTGGGCCCACAACACCCGCGACCCGCACCAGATCGCGGCTCTGTCCAACGGCATCCAGCAGGTCTCCCTGGCCCAGCCGCGGGGCCTGCCCGTGCTGATCTCCACGGACCAGGAGCACGGCATAGTGGCCCGGGTCGGCAAGCCCGCGACGCTCTTCCCGGGCGCGATGGCGCTGGGCGCGGGCCGTTCACGCGAGGACGCCCGCACGGTGGGGCGGCTCAGCGGGACCGAACTGCGCGCGCTCGGCATCCGGCAGGACTACTCCCCGGTCGCCGACGTGAACGTCAACCCGGCCAACCCGGTCATCGGCGTGCGCTCCTTCGGCGCCGACCCGGACGCGGTGGCCGAGCTGGTGACGGCCGAGGTGCAGGGATACCGCAGCGCGGGCGTGGCCGCCACGTCCAAGCACTTCCCGGGGCACGGCGACACCGCCGTGGACAGCCACTTCGGCTTCCCGGTCATCACGCACAGCCGTGAGCTGTGGTCGGGTCTCGACGCCGTGCCCTTCCGCGCCGCGATCCGGGCCGGCATCGACTCGATCATGACCGCCCACATCATGGTCCCGGCGCTCGACCCGGCCGGCGACCCCGCCACGCTCTCCCACCCGATCCTCACCGGCATCCTGCGCGAGGAACTCGGCTACGACGGTGTCGTGGTGACGGACTCGCTCGGCATGGAGGGCGTGCGCACGAAGTACGGTGACGACCGCGTCCCCGTACTGGCCCTGAAGGCCGGCGTCGACCAGCTCCTCAACCCGCCGTCCATCGACGTCGCCTGGCACGCCGTGCTCGACGCGGTGCGCGGCGGCGAGCTGACCGAGGCGCGCCTCGACGAGTCGCTCCTGCGCGTCCTGCGCCTCAAGGCGAGACTCGGGCTGCTGGAGAACCCGTACGTCGGCGACGGCGGGGTCGACCGCGCGGTCGGCACCGCGGCCCACCTCAGGGCGGCCGACCGGATCGCCGAACGCACGACGACCCTGCTGGTCAACCAGCGCGGCCTGCTGCCGCTCTCCCGCCGTGCGCACAGGAACGTGCTCGTCGTGGGCGCCGACCCCGCCTCGCCCTCCGGCACCGACGGCCCGCCCACCACCGTCCTCGCGACCGCCCTGACCGCGCTGGGCTTCACGGCGACGGCGCTGTCCACGGGGACGGCGCCGACCGAGGCGGCCATCGGCCGGGCGGTCGCGGCCGCCTCAGGGATGGACGCCGTCATCGTCGGGACGTACAACGTCACGGCGGCGAGTTCCCAGCGGACGCTCGTCGAGCGGCTGGTCGCCACCGGCGTCCCGGTCGTCGTGATCGCCATCCGCAATCCGTACGACGTGGCGCATCTTCCGTCTGCCGACGCCCACTTGGCGGCGTACTCCTGGACGGACGTCGAACTGCGGGCCGCCGCACGGGTGATCGCCGGCCGGGCGAAGCCGCGGGGCAGGCTTCCGGTCGCGGTGCAACGGGCGGACGACCCTGCTCAGGTGCTGTATCCGATCGGGTACGGAATGACGTATTAGCCCTACGTCGCAGACCGGACGCACCACCCCCGACAGACGCAAAGCACCCCGGATGTCTGGCGTGTGCCCGCCGCGGCGGGTCACGCTGGGCAGGGGTATCGGGGGGAAGACATGCGAGCCAGCTCGGTGGGTCGGCGTTGCGTCGGGGCGGTGTGCGCGCTGCTGCTGGCCGTCACCGCGCTCGCCGGCTGCGATCGCTGGTCGGCCTCCGACGACGCCGAACCCCGCCCGGTGACGACCTCGGCCCGACCCTCCGGCTACGGCGCGGTGTTCCTCGAGGTCGCCGAGTGCAGTTCCTTCGGGACGACCAGCTTCACCGAGGTGCCCTGCACCAGCGAACGGGCCGCCGCGCGCGTGATCGCCCGCTACGACGGCAGGGTCGCCGACGGTCCGCTGTGCCCGCCGGCCACCGACTTCGTCCTGCACATCAGCGAGACCCGGCCCACCGCGGACGAGAACGGCGACGGCGCGGTCCCGCAGGGCTACGCCTGCATGCGCAAGCTGGAGGCCCCGCACCCCGGTGACCCGGGCGGCGGCGGAGGTCCCCGCACGATCGTCGGCGACTGCGTCTACAGCGCGGGCAGCGGTCAGGTCCGCGAGACCGCCTGCGACGGCAAGGGCAGGAAGCCCCCGCAGTACCGGGTGACCTCGGCGGTCGTCGACCGCTCCAAGTGCCCGTCCAGCACGGCTCTCTACGTCCAGTTGGGCGGCGGCAGACCGGTGGGCTGCGCCCGCCCGGTATGACCGGCGGGCGGGCGCAGTCGCGCCTTACGGGCGCAGCGCGGGCTCGCGCTCGATGTCGCGCCGGTCGAGCCTCGCGTCGAATCCGGCCAGCGGCCGGGCCGCCGACGGGTCGGCCTGGACGGCCGCGGAGGCGACACCGGCCCATTGCAGGATGCGGGCCGTCGCGAGCGCCTTCTCGTCGGGGACGAGACCGGCGACGTTGGCACCGTGGTTGAGGCCGGGGGCGGTGAAGACGTACGCGTCACGGGCGCCCCTGCCGAGGCGGAAGCGCTCCGCGCCCCACGGGTCGTTCTGGCCGTAGACATACAGCATGTGGTGGGCGTGGTGCGCGACCCATGTGTCCACGTCCCGCATCGCCGACCGCTGGAAGGTCATCGGGATGGAGCGCGGCACGAAGTTCCGCGGCGGCTGGTAGCCGTAGCGGATCAGCTTCTTCTCGATGGAGGGGAAGTGGATCGTGGGCGCGCCGAGCTGGGTGCCCGCCTGGTAGTAGTACGGCGTGTACGTCTCCAGGCCCTGGTCTGTGTAGGCCGAGAAGCCGGAGATGGTGTCGACGGAGTCCCAGATCGCGTCGTCCGTGGCGTGCGGCGCGTCGGCCGGGATCGTCGCGCAGTCGGCGAGCAGGCTGTACTGCCAGAAGCCCCACACGTAGTCGAGGACGACCGCCTCGTAGGCCTTGTCCAGGCTGCCGATCGTGGTGAAGGTGTAGCCGTTGTCGGCCGCGTACTGCGCGTACTTCTTCTCCAGCGGCTCGCGGCGCACCAGCGCCTCGCGCTGCACCGCGTTCAGCTTGTCGCGGCACTCCTTGGTGCCGACGTTCCTGAAGAAGCGGTCGTACGCGGAGTCCTCGTCGTTCACCACGTCGTTGGGGGCGACGTAGGCGACCACGCCGTCCATGTCGCGCGGGTAGAAGCGCTCGTAGTACGTGGCGGTCATACCGCCCTTGGAGCCGCCCGTCGAGATCCACCTCTGGGTGTAGACGGGCTTGAGGGCCTCGAAGATGCGGTGCTGGTCGCTGGCCGCCTGCCAGATGTCGAGCTTGGACCAGTCGGCCGGCTGGGGGCGGGACGGGGTGAAGAAGCGGTACTCCATCGAGACCTGGTTGCCGTCCACGATCTGGGTCGGCTCGCGGCGGCTCGGGGTCGTGGAGACGTTGTAGCCGCCGGTGTAGAAGACCGTCGGGCGGGCGGTGTCCTTGTGCAGCACCGTGATGCGCTGCTGGAACGTCCCCCTGGACGGGTGCCGGTGGTCGATCGGCTGGGTGTAGTCGAGGACGAAGAAGCGGTAGCCGGTGTACGGCTTCTCCTCGATCAGGCTCATGCCCGGTATCGCGAGAAGACGGTCCTTGATGTCCCCGGTGGTCGTGCCGGTCGTGCCGGTCGTGCCGGTGGTGGCCTCCGGCTCGGCCGCGGTGGCCGCCCCGGCCGTGCTCAGCGTGCCTATGAGCACCGTGAGCGCCAGCAGCCATCTGAGCGCCTTGCGCATGCACCCTCCCCTGGAGTTACACAGATGTCCGCCGGAACCTAGCGGAGCAATGGGTGTGACACCAGGGGGACTTGAGGGAACCCTGTGACTTCTCTGTGATTCAGCCGAGAATCGCCGGGCCCCCGGCCGGGACCGCCCAGCTCAGCACAGGATCCAGCCCGAACTCACGGAACCCGAGCCGACCGAGCCCCTGATGCGGACGCAGCGGTGGCCCGCGTGGACGGTGACCGGGCCCGCGTGGTGCGTGAAGCGGCCCGCGTCGACCACCGGCCGGTTGCCGCGCGCCTGCACGCTGACCGACATCGGCCGTTTCTTCGACTGCTGCTCCTTGGGAACCGTCACGGCGCAGACGTAACCGCCGCTCCGGTAGAGCTGCACGGAGCCGGTCGCGAAGGGGACCGTGCGCACCTTGCGTCCCGAGCAGTACGAAGCGGCCTGCGCGCTCCCCGGGCACACCAACGCGAGCAGCCCGGAGGCGGTCAGCACAGCCAGGCCGAGCGCCATGCGCCGACGGATCGCACCACTGTCCACAATCGCCCCTCCCCGACCATTGAGCGTACTGGTGTACGGACGCAGAACGTATGTCGGATGGTTGCGTGCGCCCGGCCGTCCGCCCCCGCCCGGTGACCCGGACGGGTTTTTTTCCGTTTTCGGGGCAACCGCGCCGCTTTAGCCGGTGTCCAACTGGTCAGAAAAGCGAAAGGTGGTACCCGATGTCCCGCACGTCCCGTTCCCGCTCGAACCGGTCCCGCACGTCCCGTTCCCGCGCCGCTGTCGGCGCGCTCGTCGGCGCCGCGCTCCTCGCCGCGGCCGGAGCCTCCGTGCCCGCGTTCGCCGGTTCCCCCGCTCCCCCGCCCGTACGCGGCGGCGCCAACGGCCCGGCGTACGACCGGGTGGCCGACTTCTACGGCGCCTACATCGACGCCGTGACCGACCAGGGCGCCGGCCGTCTCGGCTCCCAGCTGCGCTCCTTCTACCTGACTTCGGGCCTGCGCACCCGGCTGGCCGGGTGGGAGAGCCGTGAGCACGCCGACGGCGTCCTGCGTGCCCAGGACGTGCCGCGCGCCTGGAAGGTGACGGCGGGCGACAGCGGCGCGGGCCACACCTGGTCGACCGTCCGCCTGACCTGGGGCTCCGCGCAGCACCCGACGTACACCTATCTGGCCGTCCAGTCGGATCTGTCGACGAAGAAGATCTCCGACATCAAGCAGAAGGGCTGAGCGGGCGGGCGTCAGGCGGAGGAACCGACCGGCTCCTCCGGCTCCGGCGCCCCCAC
This window encodes:
- a CDS encoding LacI family DNA-binding transcriptional regulator, which translates into the protein MTVTLADVAARAQVSPATVSRVLNGNYPVAASTRERVLRAVDDLDYVLNGPASSLAAATSDLVGILVNDIADPFFGIMAAAIQSEIEGPGGRAGGERLGVVCNTGGIAERELTYLTLLQRQRAAAVVLTGGAVEDAPHAAAVAAKLRKLGEAGTQVVLCGRPPAPDAPEAIALTFDNRGGGQRLTEHLIGLGHRRMGYIAGPEERTTTRHRLEGHRAALAAHGIEDDPRWTVHGRYDRRSGYEATVELLRREPGLTAVVAANDTVALGACAALRDAGLRIPDDVSVAGFDDLPFSIDAVPALTTVRLPLSEAGARAGRVAMGREEAPPGGIATVRGELMVRGSTGVPKT
- a CDS encoding bifunctional helix-turn-helix transcriptional regulator/GNAT family N-acetyltransferase codes for the protein MTVQDIRSFNRFYTNVIGALDYGRHLYAPYTLTESRVLYELAHSPHSDAADLRAELSLDSGYLSRILSKFEQDGLIERAPSPRDPRRRRITLTQRGRETAAVLDERSRESVGALLATVPADDRPRLAEAMHTVRTLLSAHRPRPAPGARHHREDVVLREPVPGDLGWIVQRNAALYAAEYGWNTDYEGLVARIVADFAEDHDPHLERAWIAELAGRPVGCVMCARDDAPGTARLRLLLVEPDARGLGIGDRLVEAVVGFARDGGYRDLVLWTNDVLTSARHLYQRHGFSLVAEKPHRSFGADLVGQDWRLDLHGSPG
- a CDS encoding sugar phosphate isomerase/epimerase, coding for MKLAFSTLGVPGLPVPDVVRLAAAHGYHGVELRAHPEEPVHPGLGPAERAGVAAAFEAGGVEIMGLAGYTRVAAPGDDAHVVAEIRELLDLARDLSAPFVRVFPGASADQSAEEADSTAARRLGTAAEYAADVGVRILLETHDSHRTGADAMRILGLVGHHHVGALWDVMHTWLGGEEPPSTYAALCTYLGYVQVKDIASAEDTTPLPLGAGVLPLAECVELLSREGWDGWLCWEYEKRWYEAAAPLPELLGPGRDHLGRLLNESA
- the hemC gene encoding hydroxymethylbilane synthase; protein product: MSAPELIRIVSRDSPMALAQVERVRTELSALRPEIRTEVVPVRTTGDKWMGDLSKVEGKGAFTKEVDAALLAGEADLAVHCVKDIPADRPLPAGTMFAAFLARDDIRDALIHPAGLTLDELPQGTRIGTSSVRRVAQLAASHPHLECVPFRGNANRRLEKLAAGEADALLLAVSGLERIGRADVISETLSPETMMPPIGAGILALQCREGDTDLIETISDLGDPDTHREATAERMFLHVLQGHCNSPIAGYAKVGGGGELSLRACVFTPDGKTVLNAHEWAGRLDAATLGTSVAVALLRQGARELIDGIPH
- a CDS encoding EamA family transporter; the protein is MRPAHICLAVLVAAVWGVNFTIVEVGLGHFPPLLFSALRFLVAALPAVFFVGRPKVAWKWIVSVGLVLGVAKFGLLFIGMDAGMPAGLSSLVLQIQAVFTALIAYVVLGERPTGVRLTGMAVALCGVGLAAVDEGTGGPLGAFALVIAAAACWGVSNVLTRRASPPDSLNFMVWVSTVPVLPLLGLSLLTEGPARDLDALRALDWRGAGIVVYVAWITTVLGFGAWGWLLHRHPASTVAPFSLLVPVFGMSSAALFLGESVGPLRWGAAALLVGGVALTSLAPSWTARAPVRPPDGPARDRIGEQA
- a CDS encoding LysR family transcriptional regulator, whose product is MLDLQRLRALHAVSVHGTVGAAAAALGYTPSAVSQQIAKLERETRTVLLERRGRGVRLTEQALQLASTAQQLMAIVERAETELEERRGVPAGRLDLAAFASAARGLLPAVLADLAVRHPALDARLTEIDPHLSVDLVAKGAVDVAVTHDWDIAPLPAPPGVEQAVIGDDLCDLLVPAGHPFAGRASVRREELAGERWICQPPGRVCHDWLVRTLRAAGCEPDIVHQADENPTLVALVAAGLGVALLPRLGRGALPDGVVEVPLDPMPVRRLYAVWRTGAARRPAIAETVRTLRSHWSSASRHDAP
- a CDS encoding glycoside hydrolase family 3 protein, which codes for MRDSSTGSTAPPSRRTVLAATAATTAALALGTVPARAAGGHHDETSLRALISRMTLEEKVGQLFVMRVYGHSATAPDQADIDANLAELGVRTAAELIARYRVGGIIYFTWAHNTRDPHQIAALSNGIQQVSLAQPRGLPVLISTDQEHGIVARVGKPATLFPGAMALGAGRSREDARTVGRLSGTELRALGIRQDYSPVADVNVNPANPVIGVRSFGADPDAVAELVTAEVQGYRSAGVAATSKHFPGHGDTAVDSHFGFPVITHSRELWSGLDAVPFRAAIRAGIDSIMTAHIMVPALDPAGDPATLSHPILTGILREELGYDGVVVTDSLGMEGVRTKYGDDRVPVLALKAGVDQLLNPPSIDVAWHAVLDAVRGGELTEARLDESLLRVLRLKARLGLLENPYVGDGGVDRAVGTAAHLRAADRIAERTTTLLVNQRGLLPLSRRAHRNVLVVGADPASPSGTDGPPTTVLATALTALGFTATALSTGTAPTEAAIGRAVAAASGMDAVIVGTYNVTAASSQRTLVERLVATGVPVVVIAIRNPYDVAHLPSADAHLAAYSWTDVELRAAARVIAGRAKPRGRLPVAVQRADDPAQVLYPIGYGMTY